From a region of the Zingiber officinale cultivar Zhangliang chromosome 4B, Zo_v1.1, whole genome shotgun sequence genome:
- the LOC121975893 gene encoding proline-rich receptor-like protein kinase PERK9, whose product MEFFYYTSPPPPPRDALSSPPSLRSGYHSPPLPAPSSRADPPSSPPLSPPSPASSPPASQLPSAPLEGHSSPPCPSVPTPLPPAIAVPPTLQPLPAPPAFFPPITPIYYRSPPPPSLVPPPPPPPPSSSPPPPPVPYNTNPPPHVRSPPSQPHPPPRHKVSPPPLNNGSTMGTTATVATFAVVAGIVMLSFVGATVWLVKKRKKPLQPISHGGDIAVAPSVSTLISEIYPHARSPPYPPVRHGSEGSSGIPFSQSESGLGHTKLWFTLDELSMITDNFSPQNLLGEGGSGCVYKGYLMDGREVAVKKLKVSGAQGERHFRAEVGTISRAHHRHLVSLVGYCVSENQRLLVYDYVPNRTLYYHLHGKGRAVMQWTKRVKVAVGTARGIAYLHEDCNPRIIHRDIKSSNILLDYNFEAKVSDFGLARSAMDGNSHVSTRVMGTFGYLAPEYATSGKLTAKSDVYSFGVVLLELITGRKPVDLSQPLGDECLAEWARPLLIQALENGDFRRLPDPRLSGNYDYDEMLQIIEVAAACIRHSSTMRPRMSQVVRALDNLTDLDINNGVPPGHSESFDSPKSEEIRMFQRMGFGSEEEE is encoded by the exons ATGGAATTTTTCTACTACACATCGCCGCCACCGCCGCCACGAGATGCCCTCTCATCACCACCATCTCTTCGAAGTGGGTATCACAGCCCCCCTTTGCCGGCTCCTTCTTCCAGAGCGGATCCACCTTCATCCCCTCCCCTCTCACCACCGTCTCCAGCTTCATCCCCACCAGCTTCTCAACTACCGAGTGCTCCACTTGAAGGCCATTCTTCACCACCATGTCCCTCTGTGCCAACACCTCTTCCACCAGCAATTGCTGTTCCGCCAACACTGCAGCCTTTGCCAGCTCCACCAGCTTTTTTTCCTCCTATCACACCAATCTATTACCGGTCGCCACCACCGCCATCCCTTGTtccaccaccacctcctcctcctcctagtTCTTCACCACCACCTCCTCCTGTTCCATATAATACCAATCCTCCCCCGCATGTTCGAAGCCCACCATCACAGCCTCATCCTCCACCTAGACACAAAGTGTCTCCCCCACCTTTGAACAATGGCTCCACAATGGGTACTACTGCAACTGTTGCTACATTCGCTGTTGTTGCAGGTATTGTAATGCTTAGTTTTGTCGGAGCGACTGTGTGGCTTGTGAAAAAGCGTAAGAAGCCACTCCAACCTATTAGTCACGGCGGAGATATCGCTGTGGCACCATCAGTGTCTACACTTATATCAG AGATATACCCTCATGCAAGATCTCCACCATATCCTCCTGTAAGGCATGGCTCTGAAGGAAGTTCTGGAATCCCTTTCTCACAATCCGAGTCGGGGTTAGGACATACAAAATTATGGTTTACATTGGACGAGCTATCAATGATTACGGATAACTTCTCACCTCAGAACCTTTTAGGTGAAGGTGGATCTGGTTGTGTATATAAAGGATACTTAATGGATGGAAGAGAAGTGGCTGTGAAGAAGCTTAAAGTTAGTGGGGCACAAGGAGAGCGCCATTTCAGAGCTGAAGTTGGAACTATCAGTCGTGCACACCATCGCCATTTGGTTTCTCTTGTAGGATACTGTGTATCAGAGAATCAGAGATTGCTCGTCTATGATTATGTGCCCAATAGAACTCTTTATTACCATCTCCATG GAAAAGGAAGAGCAGTAATGCAATGGACCAAGAGGGTTAAGGTCGCTGTTGGGACAGCTCGTGGAATAGCATACCTTCATGAGGATT GTAATCCTCGGATAATTCACAGAGATATCAAGTCCTCAAACATTTTATTAGATTACAACTTTGAGGCTAAG GTTTCTGATTTCGGGCTTGCAAGGTCAGCCATGGATGGAAACTCACACGTGTCCACACGTGTAATGGGAACTTTTGG ATACTTGGCTCCGGAGTATGCAACTAGTGGAAAGTTAACTGCTAAGTCTGATGTATATTCATTTGGGGTGGTTCTTTTGGAACTTATTACAGGACGGAAGCCTGTTGATTTGTCTCAACCTTTGGGAGACGAGTGTCTTGCTGAATGG GCTCGACCGTTGCTCATCCAAGCTCTTGAAAATGGAGATTTTAGACGCCTACCAGATCCAAGGCTCAGCGGGAACTATGACTACGACGAGATGCTTCAGATCATTGAGGTAGCAGCTGCTTGCATTCGGCATTCTTCTACCATGAGGCCTCGGATGAGTCAG GTGGTGAGAGCTCTCGATAACTTGACTGATCTAGACATAAACAATGGTGTGCCACCAGGCCACAGTGAAAGCTTTGATTCACCAAAATCTGAAGAAATCAGAATGTTTCAGAGAATGGGATTtggcagcgaagaagaagaataa